CGTTTTGTAACCAAGGGTTGGTTTACCCCATGGAGACATAGGCGATTTACGTCCGATTGGAGCGCGGCCTTCACCACCACCGTGTGGGTGATCGTTCGGGTTCATTACTACACCGCGTACTTCAGGGCGACGGCCCAGCCAGCGACTACGTCCAGCTTTACCGATTTTGATCAATTCATGATCTTCGTTACCTACGGAACCGATAGTTGCACGACATACGCTAAGGATCTTGCGAACCTCACCGGATGACAAACGAACGGAACAGTACTTTTCTTCTTTACCAAGCAATTGAGCTTCTGTACCAGCTGCACGAACCAATTGTCCGCCTTTACCTGGTTTCAACTCAATGTTGTGGATAACTGTACCCACTGGGATGTTCTCCAGCGCAAGACTGTTACCAATTTTGATGTCGGCTGTTGGGCCTGACTCTACTTTATCCCCAACTTTAAGGCCTTTAGGAGCGATGATATAACGTTTCTCTCCATCAGCATAGTGGATCAAAGCAATATTAGATGTGCGGTTCGGGTCATACTCGATTGTAGCAACGCTACCTGGTATGCCGTCTTTAGTCCGCTTGAAGTCGATAATACGGTATTTACGTTTGTGACCGCCGCCGTGGTGACGAACCGTAATTTTACCTTGGTTGTTGCGTCCCGCATGTTTGAATAGCGGAGAGAGCAACGATTTCTCTGGCTGGTTTGTTGTGATTTCTTCAAACGTAGACACAGACATATGGCGTCTTGCCGGAGAGGTCGGTTTGTACTTTTTGATTGGCACTATAGTTTCCTCCTTACTTTAAGAGTATTATTCTACCGCTTCAAAGAATTCGAGCGGTTTGCTGTCCGGGCTAAGCTTAACGATGGCTTTTTTCCACTCTGGAGTGTAACCAGAATATTTACCATAACGTTTCAGTTTACCAGGTACGCGCATTGTGTTCACATTAGTTACTTTTACTTTGAAAATAGCCTCGACAGCTTTTTTGATTTCGGTTTTGTTAGCACGGATATCCACTTCAAAAGCGTATTTCATTTCGCTCATGTAGTCGGAAGTACGTTCCGTAATCACCGGACGTTTGATAATATCACGAGGATCTTTCATTACGCGAACACCTCCTCTACCTTCAGAACTGCTTCTTTAGTGATGATCAGTTTGTCGTACGTTAGTACGTCAAGAACATTAATGCCGTCAGCCGCTACGAATTTCACCCCAGGGATGTTACGAGCGGAAAGTGCTACGTTATCATCATAGCTAGTAGCTACGATCAACGCTTTACGATCTACTTTCAGATTGTTCAAGATTGCTGCGAATTCTTTCGTCTTCGGAGCATTCATTGTCAAGCTATCCAATACGATAATGTCATTCTCGAGTACTTTCGAGGACAAAGCGGATTTGATCGCCAAACGACGAACCTTCTTAGGCAGTTTCCAGGAATAGCTACGTGGTGTTGGTCCGAAGACAACGCCGCCGCCTTTCCATTGTGGTGAACGAATGGAGCCTTGACGAGCGCGACCTGTACCTTTTTGTTTCCAAGGTTTACGTCCACCGCCACGAACTTCAGAACGTCCTTTTACTTTGTGTGTACCACGACGTAGGGAAGCTCTTTGCATAAGCGCAGCTTCGTGTAGAACGTGCTCATTCGGTTCAATACCGAATACTGTGTCGCTAAGTTCTACTTCACCAACTTCGTTGCCACTAATATTAAAAAGTGTTACTTTTGGCATTTCATGTTCCTCCTTTCTTAGGTAATTATTTCTTAACGGTTTGTTTAACTTTCACGAAGCTGTTTTTAGGACCTGGGATAGCGCCTTTAACCAGCAATACGTTACGTTCAACATCAACCTTGATAATTTCAAGCTTTTGAACCGTGATAGTCGTGTGACCCATATGTCCTGGAAGACGTTTGCCCTTAGGAACACGGTTAGCTTGGATAGAACCCATGGAACCCGGTCTTCTGTGGTAACGCGATCCGTGTGCCATTGGTCCGCGGCTTTGTCCCCAACGTTTGATGTTACCTTGGAAACCTTTACCTTTAGATGTACCAGTTACGTCAACAAATTCGCCCTCAGCAAAGATATCAGCCTTCAGCTCTTGTCCAACCTCGAGAGACCCGAGATCAACACCGCGAATTTCGCGAACGTAGCGCTTAGGTGTTGCATTTGCCTTTTTGGCGTGACCCTGTTCAGGCTTATTGGAGCGACTTTCTTTTTTATCAGAAAAGCCCAATTGCACTGCTTCATATCCGTCGATATTCAGGTCTTTCTTTTGCAGTACTACACAAGGTCCTGCTTCGATAACAGTAACTGGAATTACGTTACCTTCTGGAGTAAACACTTGAGTCATACCGAGTTTTTTTCCTAAGATACCTTTCAATGTTGACACCTCTTTTCTTTTCCTAAGTTACTAATAATAGAATTACAATTTGATTTCGATATCTACACCGGACGGTAGATCCAAGCGCATCAAGGCATCCACAGTTTGTGGTGTTGGGTTCACAATATCGATCAAACGTTTGTGAGTCCGTTGTTCAAACTGTTCACGGGAATCCTTGTACTTGTGTACCGCACGGAGAATAGTAATGATTTGTTTCTCAGTTGGCAACGGAATCGGTCCAGATACACCAGCACCCGAACGTTTTGCAGTTTCAACGATTTTCTCTGCGGATTGATCAAGAATTCTGTGGTCGTATGCTTTCAAGCGAATACGAATTTTTTGCTTTGCCATTTTAGTCCCTCCTTCTATCGCCCAATTTATTATCGGACATACTCCGTGAAAATTTTCTGACCTCGTCCCCATGGCAAAGGGGCCGGGTGTGTCAGTAACCTCTCACATCATCGCAACGTCTCAGAACAACATTTATTATTATATATAATAGGCAGCAGTATTGCAAGCTAAAATAATAAAACAACGCATATTTTTTTCATACGCTGGTTTATTACTATTATATAGGTTAAAGATTCTCAGTAGCAGACTTAAAAAACTCCGCTGACTCCGCTGTCTGAGCTGTTGCTGTACCAATTCCCTCTATAGTTTGGATCAATGTTCTTATTTCTTCTTCTACTACAACAATCTCCTGTGTGCTACTTCTCATCGCCTCTACAATATCAGAGAACAAAAGACTAGTCTCAACGGATTGATGCTTCCCACTCTTGGTTAACTCTTGTACCTTACGAATCTCTTCAACGACCAACTGTGTAAGATTCCCCGATTTATTAGTTAGTTCTACGATCTGAATTACAGTATTCTTTGTATCCTCTGCCAACCGAATGACTTCTTGGGCAACAACACTAAAGCCTCTACCGTGTTCTCCGGCTCTAGCGGCTTCTATCGTCGCATTAAGAGAGAGAATCTTAGTTTGATCTGCAATATCTTTAACTGAGTTTACTATTTTCTGAATTTGTTTAGAGGAGTTACTTAATTCGATAACTGAGTGTTCCATCTCGCTAGTACTTCGATAAATAAGATTAATTTGCCCTGTCAAGTTGTCCAAGTGCTCATGTCCATCTGTAGCCAATCCCTGTGAGTCTACAGCGGATGCAGCTGTACGTTGGAATGTTCTATTCACTTCATTGCTACTAGCCACTAGCTGCTTCACAGCAGCATTAGTATCGATGCTAAAATCTATTAGCTCACTGCTGAATTCTGCAATTTTCTGCTTTAATTCATTTTTAACCAGTAAGTACTGTTGTTCCTTCTCTCTAACGTTCTCCTTCTCGTATTCCTCTAGGACGAGTTGTTGCTCAAGGTTAAGCAACTTAGTCACCGTCTGAACGACTTGAAGGCGCGCATTGTCATCGTGTGTTTCATTATAAATAACGTTTATAAATACGTTCTGAAGATTCTGAAAAGCGGATAAGTACCACTTGGGCTCAAGTCCTACACTTTTATGAATATTAGCAATCTTAAGACGCTTAGCTATGTATTCATCATCAACCTTGCCATCAAATATTTCAATGATATGCTCACGGAGTGTTTTTTTTAACCTTTCTATACTACTATGCTCCAAGATAATGGCTTCAAGTTTATTCACACCTAATACCGAATTGTAAAATTGATCTGTGATATAGTCTATATGCTGTTCAACGATAGACTTCACCCTACGTAATAAGTTCAAATCTGATTCAGTCAGATCAATCATTCTCATTTGCTCATTAAGTTCACCATGACCCTCAAGAGTATGAAATGATTCCTCAGCTGATTTAAAGTCCATGGAATGGGGGGCGGGAGAATCCACATTATTATTACGTGATTTTAAAGCGTGCATGTAGGAAAAAGGACATTTTCCCATATTACCACTCTCCCTAAATTCCTATAATTTTACAATATAACCTTCTTTCATTTTACTCTATGATTATTAAAATTGTAAACAATTTATCGTTGGTTTTTGTTGAATTTTGTAGAATAGATTCAAATTACAATCTATTATTTATCGGTTATTGTCGAAATATAAACTATTTATGCTCAAATAGAAAAACTAAAAAAACTGTCGTTCGAACAAAGTAAGAAATGAATTAAAACAAAAAAAGACCCGGATTCTTCTCACGAAGAATCCGGGTCTTTTTGATTCAGAATCTACCCGTTCGGATAGAGACGAATTATTTTTGGATAGAAGCTACGCTACCTGCTCCAACTGTACGGCCACCTTCGCGAATGGAGAATTTAGTACCTTCTTCAATAGCGATAGGGGAGATCAAGGAAACAGTTACAGTGATGTTGTCACCAGGCATAACCATTTCAGTACCTTCTGGCAAGTTGATGATGCCAGTTACGTCAGTTGTACGGAAGTAGAACTGTGGACGGTAACCAGTGAAGAATGGTTTGTGACGTCCGCCTTCTTCTTTAGTCAAAACGTAGATTTGAGCAGTGAACTCAGTGTGTGGTTTAACAGAGTTCGGCTTAGCCAATACTTGACCACGCTCGATCATGTTACGGTCTACACCACGAAGCAAAGCTCCGATGTTGTCGCCCGCTTGAGCGGAATCCAGCAATTTACGGAACATTTCTACGCCCGTAACTACGGATTTCTTAGTATCTTCGTGAATACCAACGATTTCGATTTCTTCTCCGACTTTAACTGTTCCGCGTTCTACGCGACCAGTTGCCACAGTACCGCGGCCAGTGATGGAGAATACATCTTCGACAGGCATCAAGAAAGGTTTGTCAGTTTGACGCTCAGGAAGTGGAATATACTCATCGATTGTTTCAAACATCTCGATGATTTTTTTAGCATAATCGCCATCAGGGTTTTGCAGAGCTTCACGAGCAGAACCACGGATGATTGGAGTATCGTCGCCTGGGAAGTCATACTCGCTCAGCAAGTCACGAACTTCCATTTCAACCAATTCCAACAACTCTTCGTCTTCAACCATGTCGCATTTGTTCAAGAAGACAACGATGTAAGGAACGCCTACTTGACGGGACAACAGGATGTGCTCGCGAGTTTGTGGCATAGGGCCATCAGCTGCGGATACAACCAGGATAGCTCCGTCCATTTGCGCTGCGCCAGTGATCATGTTTTTAACATAGTCGGCGTGACCAGGGCAGTCTACGTGAGCGTAGTGACGGTTAGGAGTTTCATATTCAACGTGGGAAGTAGAGATTGTGATACCACGTTCGCGCTCTTCAGGAGCTTTGTCGATTTGATCGAATGCGATAGCTGCGCCACCGTAAGTTTTGGACAATACAGTAGTGATTGCAGCAGTCAGAGTCGTTTTACCATGGTCGACGTGACCAATAGTACCGATGTTAACGTGCGGTTTGTTACGTTCAAACTTTGCCTTTGCCATTTGAACAGTTCCTCCTTAATGTGGGGTTCCTTATATTTGAGCCGCCCGCATATATGTTTATCTTAGATGACTGAGTGGTTATACCCGGACGGCAAGTTAAAACTAGTAATTATTCTCCGCCTTTGTTCTTAGCAGCGATCTCTTCCGCAATGGATTTAGGAACTTCTTCATAGTGAGAAAGCTCCATTGAGAATACGCCACGTCCTTGAGTACCAGAACGAAGAGTTGTAGAGTATCCGAACATTTCGGAAAGAGGCACCTTAGCACGGATAATTTGCGCTCCACCACGGGAATCCATACCTTCGATACGGCCACGGCGGGAGTTCAGCATACCCATAACATCACCCATGTATTCCTCAGGAACAGTTACTTCTACTTTCATGATTGGCTCAAGCAGGACAGGTTTACACTTGTCTTTAGCTGCTTTAAGTGCCATCGAACCGGCAATTTTAAATGCCATTTCGTTGGAATCGACATCATGGTAAGAACCATCAACGATGGTAGCTTTAACGTCTACAAGCGGGAAGCCTGCAAGTACGCCGTTTTTCATTTGTTCTTCGATACCCGCAAGTGCAGGAGCGATGTACTCTCTAGGAACCGAGCCACCCACTACTTTACTTTCGAATTTGCTACCAGTACCTGGCTCGAGGGGTTCAAATTCAACCCATACGTGACCATATTGACCACGACCACCAGATTGGCGTACAAATTTACCTTCGACGCGAGCAGGTGCCTTGAACGTTTCGCGGTAAGCAACCTGTGGTTTACCCACATTGGTTTCTACTTTGAATTCACGACGCATACGGTCGATGATGATGTCCAAGTGAAGTTCACCCATACCAGCCAGGATAGTTTGGCCTGTTTCTTCATCAGTATGAGCACGAAGAGTTGGATCCTCTTCAGTCAACTTTCCGAGAGCAACGCCCAATTTATCTTGGTCAGCTTTTGTTTTTGGTTCAACAGCGATTTCGATAACTGGATCAGGGAAGTTCATTGATTCCAGAATTACTGGATGCTTCTCATCACACAATGTATCACCTGTACTGGTGTCTTTCAAACCAACAGCTGCAGCGATGTCACCAGAATACACGATGGAGATCTCTTGACGGCTGTTTGCGTGCATTTGAAGGATACGACCAATACGTTCACGCTTGTTCTTAGTAGCATTAACTACGTAAGATCCGGACTCTAGAACACCAGAGTATACACGGAAGAACGTAAGTTTACCTACATAAGGGTCAGTCATGATTTTAAATGCCAAAGCTGCAAACGGTTCTTCATCCGAAGAATGACGAATCGCTTCAGTTCCATCATCAAGATGTCCAGTGATAGCTGGAACGTCAAGAGGAGATGGCAAGTAATCAACAACAGCATCCAGCATAAGCTGAATTCCTTTGTTACGGTAGGAGGATCCAACAATTACAGGGAACAATTTAACTTCAACTACGCCTTTGCGTAGTGCAGCTTTAATTTCCGGAACTGTAATTTCTTCGCCTTCCAGGTATTTCATAGTCAGATCTTCATCAAGTTCAGCAACTTTCTCGATCAACTCGAGACGCAGCTCCTCAACTTTGGCCAAATATTCTTCCGGAATATCCGTTACTTCGATGTTTTGGCCCAGATCATCTCTGAACATGTGTGCTTTTTGCTCAACTAGGTCGATAATACCAGTGAAATCACTCTCTGCACCGATTGGCAATTGAATAGCAACTGCATTGGCTTGAAGACGATCACGCATAGTTTCGATTACGTTAAGGAAATCCGCACCGATAATGTCCATTTTGTTTACATATGCAATCCGTGGAACGTTATAGCGGTCAGCCTGTCTCCATACGGTTTCAGACTGAGGCTCAACGCCCTCTTTTGCACTAAATACACCAACTGCCCCATCCAATACACGCAGGGAACGTTCAACTTCAACAGTGAAGTCAACGTGTCCTGGGGTATCAATGATATTGATTCGGTGGCCTTTCCACGCAGCAGTCGTAGCAGCGGACGTAATCGTGATTCCGCGCTCTTGTTCTTGCTCCATCCAGTCCATTGTAGCAGCACCCTCGTGAACTTCACCGATTTTGTGCGTACGGCCTGTATAAAAAAGAATCCGCTCTGTGGTAGTTGTTTTACCAGCATCAATATGCGCCATGATCCCGATGTTACGTGTATTTTTTAAGGAGAACTCTCTAGCCATGAAATGGATCTCCCTTCAAAATATAAGTTATTTGAATGACCTTTATCCTACCAACGGTAGTGAGCGAACGCTTTGTTTGCTTCAGCCATTTTGTGCGTATCTTCACGTTTCTTAACAGAAGCGCCTGTGTTGTTGGAAGCGTCGATGATCTCAGCCGCCAAACGCTCTTCCATCGTCTTCTCACCGCGGTTGCGAGAGTAGTTTACGAGCCAACGTAATCCCAGAGCAGTACGTCTCTCTGGTTTAACCTCGATAGGTACTTGATAGTTAGCACCACCGACACGACGAGCTTTGACTTCCAAAACCGGCATGATATTCTTGATGGCAGCTTCGAAAACTTCCATCGGATCTTTACCCGTACGTTCTTCAATCAATTTGAATGAATTGTACAGAATGCTTTGAGCGACACCTCTTTTACCACCCAGCATAATGCGGTTAATCAAACGAGTAACCAACTTGCTATTATACAACGGATCTGGCAATACGTCTCTCTTAGTAACTGGACCTTTGCGTGGCATGGATATCCCCCTTTCTTAAATGTTTATTATTCTAATATTTTTTCTTATTTCTTAGCTTTAGGACGTTTAGCACCGTATTTAGAACGAGCTTGCATCCGGTTAGCTACACCTGCTGTATCCAATGCACCACGAACGATATGGTAACGAACCCCTGCAAGGTCCTTTACTTTACCTCCGCGAAGTAATACAACACTGTGCTCTTGTAAGTTATGTCCGATACCCGGGATATAAGCTGTTACCTCGAGACGGTTCGTCAAACGAACACGGGCATATTTACGAAGCGCTGAGTTTGGTTTACGTGGAGTCATTGTACCAACACGAGTGCATACACCGCGTTTTTGCGGAGCGCTCAAATTTGTAGCCTCACGCTTGAGGGCGTTATACCCTTTTTGAAGAGCGGGAGATTTAGATTTTTCGATTTTGGCTTGACGGCCTTTACGAACCAATTGGTTAATTGTTGGCATGTTGTTGCCACCCCCTTCCTGAAATGATAGCCGATTTAAGAACTCTAAGCCCACAGACCCAGGCGGTTCATAAAAAGACAAATGAAAAGTTCTTGCCGCTGGAGTTCACCCCAGTACAAAAACATTTCCGTAGCTATTGTTTTAAGACGGCTGCCATCGCAGCGCCAACTTCTATTCCGCAGGCCTTGCCCAAATTCAGCATCGTATCCACATATGTGATCTTAACACCTTGTTTGTTACAAAGCATAACTATCCTGGAAGTAAGCCTTTGATCTCCGTCCTCTGCCACATAGACTTCTGTGGCTTGGCCCAACTCTACCGCCTTGACGGTTTGTTTGGTACCGATCTTGACCTGAGCATCCTGTAGTCCTCTATCATCAGTCATTATCATTACCTCCAATGAACAAGGATAACATGGCTACTCACGCACCTTAGACATTTTAGCATTATCAATAGATGGTGTCAAGAAATTCAGCAATAATTCTTATGAATATTATACACAGCAGATATTCGTGCCACACCTATGAAATAGGTATGACACGAGTACACTACCATGGTTGCTAATTTATTCAGCAGGAACCGTCTCTAAAGACTCAAGCGCGCTTTCTGCATTTGGATCACTTAGCTTAACATTACGGTAACGATTCATGCCAGTACCTGCAGGAATCAACTTACCGATAATAACATTTTCTTTCAATCCAAGCAACTTATCTACTTTGCCTTTGATAGCAGCGTCTGTTAAGACACGAGTAGTTTCTTGGAAAGATGCAGCTGACAAGAATGAATCTGTCTCAAGAGACGCCTTGGTAATACCGAGTAAGACCGGCTTAGCAACTGCAGGCTCCTTACCAGACAAGATAGCTTCCTTGTTAGCAGCTTCGTATTCATGAATGTCCGCAAATGCGCCTGGCAACAGACTTGTGTCACCCGCGTCAATGATACGGATCTTCCGAAGCATTTGCTTGATCATAACTTCAATGTGCTTATCATTGATCTCAACGCCCTGGTTACGATATACACGCTGAACTTCTTGTAGAATGTAGTTTTGTACCCCACGGATCCCTTTGATACGCAGCATTTCTTTAGGGTCAATTGAACCGTCTGTCAGCTCATCGCCAGCTTCGATCTCTTGGCCTTCGCTGACACGTAGACGTGAACCATAAGTAATGGAATAAGTCTTGGATTCTGCTTCACCTTGAACCTCGATTTCGCGACGGTCCTTAGTTTCACGGATTTCCTTGATTACACCATCGATCTCACTGATTGTAGCCTGACCTTTAGGGTTACGGGCTTCAAACAACTCCTGAATACGCGGCAAACCTTGCGTGATGTCATCACCGGCAACACCGCCGGTATGGAACGTACGCATGGTAAGCTGGGTTCCTGGTTCACCGATGGATTGTGCAGCAATAATACCAACAGCTTCACCGATCTCAACGTGTTTACCAGTTGCCAGGTTACGACCATAACATTTCTTACAAACACCGTGACGGGCACGGCAGCTTAGTACAGAGCGGATCTGCAGCTTAGTTACACCAGCGTTTACGATCGCCTCCGCTTTATCGGAGTCAATCAAATCGTTCCGGTGAACAATGATTTCGCCTGTTTCTGGATGACGAACAGTTTCGAAGCAGTAACGACCTTCAATACGGTCATACAGATCCTCAATAACCTCTTTACCATCCTGAATACGACTAACTGTGAACCCTTTATCAGTTCCACAATCTTCTTCACGAACGATAACGTCCTGAGCCACGTCAACGAGACGACGAGTCAAGTAACCAGAGTCAGCAGTACGAAGTGCGGTATCGGCAAGACCTTTACGCGCTCCGTGAGTGGAGATAAAGTACTCTAAGACTGTAAGGCCTTCACGGAAGTTCGCTTTAATTGGCAATTCGAAAATCCGACCCGAAGGTGTTGCCATCAGACCACGCATACCACCCAGCTGAGTGATCTGCGATTTGTTACCCCGTGCTTTGGAGTCAACCATGAGCATGATAGAGTTGAAACGGTCCATCGATTTAAGCAGGATGTTCGTAAGATCATCCTTAGTCTTCGACCAGATCTCAATAACACGGTCGTACCGTTCGTCATTGGTGATCAGACCACGGCGATATTGGTTTGCTACCACATCAACCTTAGCTTCGGACTCTTTCAAGATCGTAACTTTTTCCTCAGGCACGATAACATCCGACACAGCAACCGTAACACCGGAACGTGTGGAGTAAGTAAAGCCGAGTTGTTTAATTTTATCCAAAATCATAGAGGTTTTGGTTGTATGATAAGTTTCAAAGCAACGAGCGATAATCAGACCCAGATATTCTTTACCTACTGCGCTGGCTTCTGGAGCGGATTCAATCAACTCGCGAATATCTGCGCCTTTTTCATAGATAAAGTATTTCTCTGGCGTGCCATGCAGCAAGTTAGTCTTAGTCGCCTCATTGATATAAGGGAAACTACTTGGGTAAATTTCGTTAAAGATAATCTTACCGATCGTAGTAATCAACATTGCGCCTTGTTGTTTTTCCGTAAAGCAAGTTTTACCAAGTGCTTTAACTGGAATAGCTACACGAGCATGAAGACCTGCAGTTCCGCGTTGGTAAGCTGATACAGCTTCATTTACGGTACGCAGAATCATACCTGAACCCTTTTCTTCCTTGTTGTCCATAGTCAAGTAGAAAGTACCAAGGACCATATCCTGGGAAGGTGTTACAACCGGTTTTCCGTCTTTAGGGTTCAAGATATTACCAGATGCAAGCATAAGAATACGTGCTTCCGCTTGAGCTTCTGCAGACAGAGGAACGTGCACCGCCATTTGGTCACCGTCAAAGTCGGCGTTATAAGCCGTACATACGAGTGGGTGAAGACGAATAGCATGACCTTCCACCAAAATCGGTTCAAAAGCTTGAATACCGAGACGGTGAAGTGTTGGTGCGCGGTTTAGAAGTACTGGGTGCTCTCTGATTACTTCTTCAAGTACATCCCATACTTCAGGACTTACACGCTCAACTTTACGTTTCGCGCTCTTTATGTTGTGGGCGAGGCCCTTGTTAACCAATTCTTTCATGACAAAAGGCTTGAACAATTCTAGAGCCATTTTCTTAGGAAGTCCGCACTGATACATCTTGAGGTACGGTCCTACAACGATAACGGAACGTCCAGAGTAGTCAACCCGTTTACCGAGCAAGTTCTGACGGAAACGTCCTTGTTTACCTTTCAGCATGTGGCTGAGCGATTTAAGTGGACGGTTACCAGGACCAGTTACCGGACGTCCTCTACGGCCGTTATCGATGAGAGCATCGACAGCTTCCTGAAGCATCCGTTTCTCGTTCTGCACGATAATGTCAGGAGCACCGAGATCAAGCAATCTTTTCAGACGATTGTTCCGGTTAATAACACGACGATAAAGATCGTTCAAATCAGACGTAGCAAAACGGCCACCATCCAATTGAACCATCGGACGAAGCTCCGG
The window above is part of the Paenibacillus sp. FSL K6-0276 genome. Proteins encoded here:
- the rplB gene encoding 50S ribosomal protein L2, whose translation is MPIKKYKPTSPARRHMSVSTFEEITTNQPEKSLLSPLFKHAGRNNQGKITVRHHGGGHKRKYRIIDFKRTKDGIPGSVATIEYDPNRTSNIALIHYADGEKRYIIAPKGLKVGDKVESGPTADIKIGNSLALENIPVGTVIHNIELKPGKGGQLVRAAGTEAQLLGKEEKYCSVRLSSGEVRKILSVCRATIGSVGNEDHELIKIGKAGRSRWLGRRPEVRGVVMNPNDHPHGGGEGRAPIGRKSPMSPWGKPTLGYKTRKKNKASDKYIVRRRTK
- the rplW gene encoding 50S ribosomal protein L23; this encodes MKDPRDIIKRPVITERTSDYMSEMKYAFEVDIRANKTEIKKAVEAIFKVKVTNVNTMRVPGKLKRYGKYSGYTPEWKKAIVKLSPDSKPLEFFEAVE
- the rplD gene encoding 50S ribosomal protein L4, translated to MPKVTLFNISGNEVGEVELSDTVFGIEPNEHVLHEAALMQRASLRRGTHKVKGRSEVRGGGRKPWKQKGTGRARQGSIRSPQWKGGGVVFGPTPRSYSWKLPKKVRRLAIKSALSSKVLENDIIVLDSLTMNAPKTKEFAAILNNLKVDRKALIVATSYDDNVALSARNIPGVKFVAADGINVLDVLTYDKLIITKEAVLKVEEVFA
- the rplC gene encoding 50S ribosomal protein L3, coding for MKGILGKKLGMTQVFTPEGNVIPVTVIEAGPCVVLQKKDLNIDGYEAVQLGFSDKKESRSNKPEQGHAKKANATPKRYVREIRGVDLGSLEVGQELKADIFAEGEFVDVTGTSKGKGFQGNIKRWGQSRGPMAHGSRYHRRPGSMGSIQANRVPKGKRLPGHMGHTTITVQKLEIIKVDVERNVLLVKGAIPGPKNSFVKVKQTVKK
- the rpsJ gene encoding 30S ribosomal protein S10 — its product is MAKQKIRIRLKAYDHRILDQSAEKIVETAKRSGAGVSGPIPLPTEKQIITILRAVHKYKDSREQFEQRTHKRLIDIVNPTPQTVDALMRLDLPSGVDIEIKL
- a CDS encoding globin-coupled sensor protein is translated as MDFKSAEESFHTLEGHGELNEQMRMIDLTESDLNLLRRVKSIVEQHIDYITDQFYNSVLGVNKLEAIILEHSSIERLKKTLREHIIEIFDGKVDDEYIAKRLKIANIHKSVGLEPKWYLSAFQNLQNVFINVIYNETHDDNARLQVVQTVTKLLNLEQQLVLEEYEKENVREKEQQYLLVKNELKQKIAEFSSELIDFSIDTNAAVKQLVASSNEVNRTFQRTAASAVDSQGLATDGHEHLDNLTGQINLIYRSTSEMEHSVIELSNSSKQIQKIVNSVKDIADQTKILSLNATIEAARAGEHGRGFSVVAQEVIRLAEDTKNTVIQIVELTNKSGNLTQLVVEEIRKVQELTKSGKHQSVETSLLFSDIVEAMRSSTQEIVVVEEEIRTLIQTIEGIGTATAQTAESAEFFKSATENL
- the tuf gene encoding elongation factor Tu — translated: MAKAKFERNKPHVNIGTIGHVDHGKTTLTAAITTVLSKTYGGAAIAFDQIDKAPEERERGITISTSHVEYETPNRHYAHVDCPGHADYVKNMITGAAQMDGAILVVSAADGPMPQTREHILLSRQVGVPYIVVFLNKCDMVEDEELLELVEMEVRDLLSEYDFPGDDTPIIRGSAREALQNPDGDYAKKIIEMFETIDEYIPLPERQTDKPFLMPVEDVFSITGRGTVATGRVERGTVKVGEEIEIVGIHEDTKKSVVTGVEMFRKLLDSAQAGDNIGALLRGVDRNMIERGQVLAKPNSVKPHTEFTAQIYVLTKEEGGRHKPFFTGYRPQFYFRTTDVTGIINLPEGTEMVMPGDNITVTVSLISPIAIEEGTKFSIREGGRTVGAGSVASIQK
- the fusA gene encoding elongation factor G gives rise to the protein MAREFSLKNTRNIGIMAHIDAGKTTTTERILFYTGRTHKIGEVHEGAATMDWMEQEQERGITITSAATTAAWKGHRINIIDTPGHVDFTVEVERSLRVLDGAVGVFSAKEGVEPQSETVWRQADRYNVPRIAYVNKMDIIGADFLNVIETMRDRLQANAVAIQLPIGAESDFTGIIDLVEQKAHMFRDDLGQNIEVTDIPEEYLAKVEELRLELIEKVAELDEDLTMKYLEGEEITVPEIKAALRKGVVEVKLFPVIVGSSYRNKGIQLMLDAVVDYLPSPLDVPAITGHLDDGTEAIRHSSDEEPFAALAFKIMTDPYVGKLTFFRVYSGVLESGSYVVNATKNKRERIGRILQMHANSRQEISIVYSGDIAAAVGLKDTSTGDTLCDEKHPVILESMNFPDPVIEIAVEPKTKADQDKLGVALGKLTEEDPTLRAHTDEETGQTILAGMGELHLDIIIDRMRREFKVETNVGKPQVAYRETFKAPARVEGKFVRQSGGRGQYGHVWVEFEPLEPGTGSKFESKVVGGSVPREYIAPALAGIEEQMKNGVLAGFPLVDVKATIVDGSYHDVDSNEMAFKIAGSMALKAAKDKCKPVLLEPIMKVEVTVPEEYMGDVMGMLNSRRGRIEGMDSRGGAQIIRAKVPLSEMFGYSTTLRSGTQGRGVFSMELSHYEEVPKSIAEEIAAKNKGGE
- the rpsG gene encoding 30S ribosomal protein S7 — encoded protein: MPRKGPVTKRDVLPDPLYNSKLVTRLINRIMLGGKRGVAQSILYNSFKLIEERTGKDPMEVFEAAIKNIMPVLEVKARRVGGANYQVPIEVKPERRTALGLRWLVNYSRNRGEKTMEERLAAEIIDASNNTGASVKKREDTHKMAEANKAFAHYRW
- the rpsL gene encoding 30S ribosomal protein S12 produces the protein MPTINQLVRKGRQAKIEKSKSPALQKGYNALKREATNLSAPQKRGVCTRVGTMTPRKPNSALRKYARVRLTNRLEVTAYIPGIGHNLQEHSVVLLRGGKVKDLAGVRYHIVRGALDTAGVANRMQARSKYGAKRPKAKK
- a CDS encoding ribosomal L7Ae/L30e/S12e/Gadd45 family protein, translated to MTDDRGLQDAQVKIGTKQTVKAVELGQATEVYVAEDGDQRLTSRIVMLCNKQGVKITYVDTMLNLGKACGIEVGAAMAAVLKQ